A stretch of Bacillota bacterium DNA encodes these proteins:
- a CDS encoding DUF5615 family PIN-like protein: MRGVRRAGHQGGGGDSRTAIFRFLTDQDVYEKTVRQLLEWGHDVVRARDAGLSAATDAELLAYAERTGRILITRDKGFGQLVFAQRRPHAGVILLRITPETISDIHLQLARFLSKYATEQLSNTFVTLESGRYRLRRTPTGSE, translated from the coding sequence ATGCGTGGAGTACGCCGTGCAGGTCATCAAGGCGGAGGAGGTGACAGCCGAACCGCTATCTTCCGTTTCCTGACCGACCAGGACGTCTACGAGAAAACCGTGCGTCAGCTTCTGGAGTGGGGGCACGATGTGGTACGGGCACGCGACGCTGGTCTTTCCGCCGCTACGGACGCGGAACTCTTAGCATACGCCGAGCGAACAGGTCGAATCCTGATTACCCGCGACAAGGGCTTTGGGCAGCTCGTTTTCGCGCAGCGCAGACCACACGCTGGAGTCATACTGCTCAGGATAACACCTGAAACGATAAGCGATATCCATCTTCAGCTTGCCCGCTTTCTTTCCAAATACGCCACAGAGCAACTATCTAATACTTTTGTTACCCTCGAGTCCGGTCGTTACCGCCTGCGGAGAACGCCCACTGGCAGCGAATGA